The nucleotide sequence TTGATGTCAAGTTTATCGTACAACTTGAAGAAATACCTGCGTTTTATTCTTAAAATTCCCAAAGCTTTAGCCCAAGTTTTGTTCTTACATCAAGGAAAGAACTTGTTTTTTATAAATTTATCTAATACAACATCAAATACTTCATTTTAAGCAATACAAATTTTAGAATTTAGTAGTGAAACTAAAAAACCAACCTCTCTAAAATCTCTTTAAAAGTGGTTGGTTTTTGTGTTATTTTACCTTTATATCCTTAAAATTGGAGTTGTGCAACAGTTACCGCTGTTGTGTGCTGGGTTTCTCCGTTAGTCTAAGCTTAATTTATTATCAAGCTGTTTTGTAAACAAAGGCAGCCTGTCAAAATTCATTTACAGAACTTTGACAGGCTGCCATTTTATAATAATTGTGGTATGTTTATTTAGCCGCTAAAACGTCTATTTTCTCTATAGATGGTGCAGTAGCCAACAATTCAGGTGCATTTTCCATTAACGCCTTTGCAATCTTACCACCAAGATGTGCTTCTCTGCCTTCTTCATCTGAAAAAGTGTCAAAAATGCCAAATGTAGAAGCGTCAATACGGAACGCATACCATGTAATAGTACCCGCTTCTTCATTAGCAAGTGGCAATGCACTTGTAATAAACTCTTCAACATTTTTTTCTTTTCCAGCTTTTGCTTCTAGTCGAACTAATAATCCTAATTTTTTCATGTCTTTTTATTTTTTAATTAAACCAATTTTGTTTTAACAAATTTAGCTCATTGAAGCTTGTGAGGCTTTTTTATTTAGTTCAAAAACTTATGAAAAAAGGTCAAGTTTTCATAATGTTTTTTGGACTGTAACCAAATTCATTTTTAAAGGCTGTGCTAAAATTTGATAAGCTATCATAACCAAAGTCCATATAGATTTCTGATGGTGTCACTTCATTATTAAGCAATAACTTTTTGGCTTTGTTGAGCCGTTTTAGTTGAAACCATTTTCCTGGAGACTCTTGATATAATTGTATGAATTTTCGCTTAAAAGTAGACAGGCTCATATTGCATAGAAAAGCGACCTCATCAATATTCAAACTCGTGTACAGATTTTTTTCAATAACCATTTTAAAAGATAATTCTCTTTCGTTGATTAACAAAGAATGTAGATAAACAAAAAAACTTTGCCCATACTTATCAGCCAGATACAGCATAATTTCTTCAAATTTCAATTCCAGAATCTTTTGAGAGATTGTTTGATTCAAGCCATAAATTTGTTGAATAGAATTAATAAAATGGATAATAAAATTGTCTTTTTGCATAAGGAAATAAGGACTACTGGTAGCTGCTTTGTTAAAGTCATTTGGGTTAAATAAATGCCCATATTTCAATAAAAAATCATTAATGTTTTTTTGAGAAAAGAAAAAGAGTAGGCAACTATAACTATTTGCCCCAACAATTTCTGTTGTTAAAAAATTCCCCGACGCAAGGAGCAAGGATTGTGTATGATCTATTGAAACGATGTCATTAGAAAAGTGAATGTCCTTTTGTCCGTCCAACAAAAAACTGAATACATTTTTGTTTAGGTTAATCTTATTTTTGGAAACATGTTTATACACCTCGTAATTAGCAATTTGCAGGTCTGATGTGTCCGTGTAGTTACTTTCAAATAAATGTTCGGGAAGATTTGTAATGTCCATAATAGGTTGTTTTAAAAAACATTTTTGCATTGTAAATATATTAAATTTCTATTTGAAAAATCGTTTGCTCAAGTTTGGATGAAGAGGTCGTTTAGCCTTGCACACAACGTGGTGGCGGCTTGACGCAGGCAGGGTATTTTAGCACTACCGTTGATGCGAGAACCGAATCCAAATTTAGCACAAAAGTTCAAACGGTACAATGCACCTCTGCTTGCGTTCAAACCGCTTGTTACAGGCTGGCGTTCTTTCGGTAAAGTTGTTTTTGTTTTATTTTTATGTGCGGAATGGAGGACATACTCTTTGGCAAGCTTTGCTTTGAGCGGTGCCTTGTGTGGCTTGCCAAAGTGTATGTCTGTTATATTATTCCTTAAAACTCAAATATAAATCCAATTGAAGGTACAATGGTTGCCGACCGCTGATTTAGAATCAAAGGAATGGCATTGCTGCCGTCTGCTTTTATCGGTTGTCCATCTGTTGTTTTAAAACCAGTACCATCTTCATTCCTTTCAAAAGTAAATTTGGGTAAATAAGGAGTTTTATAAAACAGAATATTTTGAAAATCAACAAATACATCTAAACTTACTTTTTGAAGTTGAATTTTTTATCTATTCTCAAATCCAATTGATTGAAAATAGAAAGTCGCTTGCTATTGAGTTGTGCATAGTCGTAAACTCCTGTTCCAGTAGTAAAATACATAGCTGTTGATGCGTTCATATCAAAAGGTGTGTAAGGTTGTCCTCCGGCAATGCGGTATTTCAAGCCGATGTCCCAATTCTTTTTGAATTTGTAACCAAAAGTAGCCGAAACAATAAACCCATAATCCCAAGTGGAAGGTCTGAATTGATTGTCTATGCCTGAAAATTCCGACTTGTACAATGTGGCACTGGCTACATAGAAAAGGTTTTTAATTAGTTTTTGTTGAATGTATGCTTCAATTCCGTACACACGCCCTCGTCCTATTGATGTGTATTTGTCGCTACCAACTGCCGAATAATCCGTGCCGATATTGGCATAAGAAATTCCGTTGGTTAAGGAAGTTGGATAATTTCTGTAATCTTTGTAAAATGCTTCAAAAGTAACCCTCAAATCGTTTTTCGGTACAAACTTCGTTCCGATGGTATAGTGTATAGAATTGGTATATTTCAACTCTTTATTGGCAAGTATGCCATTATTGTCTTTATAGCCAAGCATGGTGTAAACAGGCAGTTTGTAGTAACTTCCAACGGATGCAGAAATATTCCATTGATTGTTGAATGCATAAGAAAATGAAACCCTTGGAGAAATCGTTCTCAATGGATTTAATCCGTTTTTTGTATAGGTATTAATGTCTGCACGAAGACCTCCCGACACTAAGAATTTATCGTCAAAAAATCATTTTGCAACTTGACCATGTAGGCTTCCCCTTTTTAGTACAGGTTATAATTATACAATATAATACATAGTTTATCACAGTTGAAGGACTGCGTGAGGCGAAGGCGTAGCCGTAGCGGAACGCAGTCCTTCAACTGTTTTTTCTTTCTTTATTTTATAGTTCACCGGGCTAATTCCTCCTAAGGCATCGTGTGGTCTGTGGTAATTATAATCTTCTATCCATTGGTCGCTTATTTCTCTGACTTGGTCAATGCTATCGAACAAATATGCATCGAGTACGTTTTCACGATAACTTTTATTAAAACGTTCTATTAAAGCGTTTTGTGTTGGTTTACCTGGTTGGGTGTATTTAAATTCAATTTCCATAACCTGGCTCCAATCCTGTGCTAATTTAGCAATAAATTCAGGTCCATTATCCATTCGTATTCGTTTTGGCTTTCCGTGTTTATTTACAAGGTGTTTTAAAACCCAAATAACTCTGCTGCTTTTAAGTGAATAATCGGTTTCTATAAATAATACTTCTCTATTAAAATCATCAATAACATTAAAGCTTCTGAACTTTCTTCCGTTGGTTAAACTATCGCTCATAAAATCAATACTCCAAGTATGGGTAAAACTTTCAGGAATTTCAATAGTTTCTTTAACTCGCTGCGGTAAGTGTTTTTTAGTCTTTCTACGATGAGGAAGACCAATCTGTTTATAAACCCTATGCAATCGCTTATGATTTACTTTGTCTCCATCATTACGAAGGCGATAATAACATTTCCAAAAACCTTCTCTTGGATGGTCTTGAGCAAATTTCTCTAATCGCTGGATTAAATCAGAATCATTTTTGATGGATTGATACTCCAAGCTACTTCGACTAGTCTGTAAAATACGGCAAGCCTTGCTTTTGCCTTTTGGATATTTGGTCAAAATATCTTTTATGATAGCTCTTTTATGGCAAGGCTTTAAAGCTTTTTTTCAATGATGTACTTAGCCATATCTAATTCTAAAGCCAAATCAGCATACATCCGTTTGAGTTTGGCGTTTTCTTCTTCAAGAGCTTTTATTTTCTTTAATTCACTTGCTTCCATGCCGCCGTAGCGTTGACGCCACTTATAAAACGTAGCTTTGCTAACTCCATGTTCTCTAACAATTGTATTAATATCTTTTCCAGATTCAAATTCTTGAAGGATCTTCGAGATTTGAGTGGGACTAAATTTACTACTCTTCATAATTACAGTTTAGTTTAAAATTAATAATTTTTCTCGTTTTAAACTGTACTTTTTTTGGGGGAGCTTACAACAGTTGTCGGTTATGGTTAGATGTTTGTCTGTCTGTGATAATCTTTCTAAAAGTCAGCGAAGGACTGTCCCACCGCAAAAGTTGAGAAAAGAACAACTGTTGATTTTTGGCACAAAGTTCGATAGAAGTCCGTCAGCGGACAGTCCACCGATGACTTTAAAACTGTCGGGATTGTGCAGTCGTCTAACATTGCTGGCAACGGTTCTCGGCTTGGCGTATATGCCGCCTTTTAATAACAAAATTATCAATCCTGGCAGTTACTGCGGCATTACGCCAAACCGCTTGTTATGTGCCTTTATTTTTAATATTATGATAGGATTACAAATAAAAAATGGCTTTATTGATTTTGCAAAAACGGACTTTGAATGTCCAAATTGTAAAAAGAAATACAATGATATAGATGATAAATACTTTGAAAGATGTCAAAGAAACAAGAAGGGGATAACCAAAATAAAATGTGAGTGCGGTAATCCATTTTTTATTACCTACGATTATAAAGGTGAGGCTGTGTCGTTTGTATAATGGCACCTAACGGTTTGCAAATTGGCGATGGAGCCGTTTTTAGCACAAATGTTGAATAGAAGACAACTCTTCAATCTTGCACAAAAGTTCAATCGAAGCACTTCATCGGCTCTATTGCCAATTTGTTTGTTGTGCGTTCGGCTTTATTACTTGTTCGTTTTAATTGTTTAGTTAACCCTTAATTGCTCCAATCAATACATCAAAAAATGAAAGTCTTTGAATCCTTGTATTCTGAAATGAGCTAAATTTCCATTCATCATTATACTTTGTAGCTGTAAGTGTTTGAATTGATTTTCTGCTATCAGAGGCTTCCTTTGTAGGCTTAGGGTTAATTACTCCTGTTAAATGAATCAAAGCACTGTTTTCCGATAAAAAACGAATTCTTTTTATACTTAACTGTTGCATTTTAGACCCTTTTAATACATCCTCAAAAAGTTTTTGGTGAGCAAGGGCAATTTGTTCACTGCCGATTAATCGGTCTCCTAAAAAAGTGATATATTCTGCTTTTTTGTCAAACAAATCACCATAAGCCATAAAATCTCCTTTGTCCCAATTTTCACGAAGTTTTGAAATCAAACCTTCAATCGCTTTTGTGTCATCCATCCTATCTTTATCAGGTGGAACCACTTCCCCTTCGATAGGCTTGGGGGTTAAATAAATAAAGTTCGTTGCTAAAATCAGCAGTAGTAAT is from Flavobacterium dauae and encodes:
- a CDS encoding putative quinol monooxygenase; translation: MKKLGLLVRLEAKAGKEKNVEEFITSALPLANEEAGTITWYAFRIDASTFGIFDTFSDEEGREAHLGGKIAKALMENAPELLATAPSIEKIDVLAAK
- a CDS encoding SgcJ/EcaC family oxidoreductase, which encodes MSILFGVITVLLLLILATNFIYLTPKPIEGEVVPPDKDRMDDTKAIEGLISKLRENWDKGDFMAYGDLFDKKAEYITFLGDRLIGSEQIALAHQKLFEDVLKGSKMQQLSIKRIRFLSENSALIHLTGVINPKPTKEASDSRKSIQTLTATKYNDEWKFSSFQNTRIQRLSFFDVLIGAIKG
- a CDS encoding helix-turn-helix domain-containing protein, whose product is MDITNLPEHLFESNYTDTSDLQIANYEVYKHVSKNKINLNKNVFSFLLDGQKDIHFSNDIVSIDHTQSLLLASGNFLTTEIVGANSYSCLLFFFSQKNINDFLLKYGHLFNPNDFNKAATSSPYFLMQKDNFIIHFINSIQQIYGLNQTISQKILELKFEEIMLYLADKYGQSFFVYLHSLLINERELSFKMVIEKNLYTSLNIDEVAFLCNMSLSTFKRKFIQLYQESPGKWFQLKRLNKAKKLLLNNEVTPSEIYMDFGYDSLSNFSTAFKNEFGYSPKNIMKT
- a CDS encoding TonB-dependent receptor plug domain-containing protein is translated as MSGGLRADINTYTKNGLNPLRTISPRVSFSYAFNNQWNISASVGSYYKLPVYTMLGYKDNNGILANKELKYTNSIHYTIGTKFVPKNDLRVTFEAFYKDYRNYPTSLTNGISYANIGTDYSAVGSDKYTSIGRGRVYGIEAYIQQKLIKNLFYVASATLYKSEFSGIDNQFRPSTWDYGFIVSATFGYKFKKNWDIGLKYRIAGGQPYTPFDMNASTAMYFTTGTGVYDYAQLNSKRLSIFNQLDLRIDKKFNFKK